Part of the Candidatus Schekmanbacteria bacterium RIFCSPLOWO2_02_FULL_38_14 genome is shown below.
TCCGCATATCCCTTCGTTGCCAATACCCGCGTCAACGCACTGGTCAATGTCGTCTTACCGTGGTCTATATGCCCTATCGTCCCTATGTTTACATGTGGCTTCTTGCGCTCAAACTTAGCCTTACTCATAATACCACCCTCCTAATTAAATTTCAAAAACTCCTTAACCCTGAAACTTCTAAACTATTATCAGGCTACTTTCTCTACCCCCTGAACCTTGGTAATAATCTCCTCAGCTATTCCCTTTGGCACCTCATCATAATAGTAGAATTGCATTGTATATGTAGCCCTTCCCTGTGTCATAGACCTTATAACAGTAGCATATCCAAACATTTCTGCAAGCGGTACTGTAGCCTTAATAATCTGCGTACCGGGTCTGACTTCCATCCCCTTAATATGGCCTCTTCTGGAATTAATGTCTCCAATTATGTCTCCAACATATTCTTCAGGAACAACAACCTCAACACTCATTATAGGCTCAATTAGTCTTGGCTGGGAATTCTTAACAGCAGACTTAAACGCCATTGAAGCTGCAATTTTGAATGCCATTTCAGATGAGTCAACCTCATGGAAAGAACCGTCAAAGACTGTTACTGTGATATCAACTATAGGATAACCTGCAAGTACCCCGTTTTCTGTCGCTTCCTTAACACCCTTTTCAACAGCAGATATATATTCTCTTGGTATAGCTCCGCCAACTATATCATTTACAAATTGAAATCCCTTCCCATGCTCAGAAGGTTCTACTTTAAGCCATACGTGACCGTATTGCCCTCTGCCTCCTGACTGTCTTATAAACTTTCCTTCTGCCTCAAAGGAATTTTTAATTGTCTCTTTGTAAGCAACCTGCGGCTTTCCAACATTTGCGGCAACCTTAAATTCCCTGAGCATCCTGTCTACAAGTATTTCAAGATGAAGTTCTCCCATCCCGGATATTATTGTCTGGCTTGTCTCTGTGTCGAATGACACTTTAAATGACGGGTCTTCCTGTGCCAGCTTGGATAAAGCAGTTCCAAGCTTCTCCTCATCTGCCTTTGTTTTTGGTTCTATTGCAACTGAAATAACCGGCTCAGGAAATGTCATCGCTTCAAGAATTATAGGGTATTCATTTGTACAGAGTGTATCTCCGGTAAAAGTGCTTTTAAGCCCTACAGCAGCCGCAATATCTCCTGCATTAACTTCCTTTATCTCTTCCCTTTTGTTTGCATGCATTTTAAGCAACCGCCCGATTCTTTCCTTTACTCCCTTGGTCGAATTATAAATATAGGACCCTGAGTTAAGAACTCCTGAATAAACCCTGAAGAATGTCAGCTGACCAACAAAGGGGTCTGCCATTATTTTAAAGGCTAAGGCTGTAAAGGGTTTATTATCATCAGCCAGAATTAAAACTTTTTCTTTTTTATTGGAGTCAATGCCTTCTGTTGGAGGGATATCTATTGGTGATGGAAGAAAATCCACCACTGCATCCAAAAGCAACTGCACCCCTTTATTTTTGAATGCCGTACCGCAAATCACTGGTGTTATCTTGTTTTTTACAGTGCCTTCTCTTATTGTCTTTAACAGAACTTCCTCTTTAACATTCTCTCCGGATAAAAAACTATGCATAATTTCTTCATTTACATCGCATAAACTTTCTATCATTTTTTCTCTGTATTCCTTTGCACTATTTAACTCCTGCTCCGGAATTTCTCTTATAGTATACTTTGATCCCAGCGTATCTTCATCATAGCAGATTGCTTTCATTTTTATTAAATCAATAACTCCGTAGAAGTCTCCCTCCTTGCCCAGCGGAAGCTGAATCAATACCGGATTGGCGCCAAGTCTGGTCTTCATCATATTAATGCAGCGGAAAAGGTCTGCTCCAACTCTGTCCATCTTATTGACAAAGGCAATTCTCGGAACCTTGTATTTATCTGCCTGTCTCCACACAGTCTCTGACTGAGGCTCTACCCCGCCTACTGCGCAAAAAACTGCAACAGCCCCGTCAAGAACCCTCAGAGATCTCTCAACCTCAATTGTAAAATCCACATGGCCTGGTGTATCTATTATGTTAACCCTTAAGTCGCGCCAGAAGCATGTTGTCGCAGCAGAAGTAATGGTAATGCCTCTTTCCTGCTCCTGCTCCATCCAGTCCATTGTAGCTGTTCCGTCATGAACCTCGCCCATTTTATGGGATATGCCGGTATAATACAGTATCCTCTCAGTAGTGGTGGTTTTGCCAGCATCTATGTGTGCCATAATTCCAATATTTCTAGTCATATTAAGGGGTATAATTCTTGGCATTCCGGAAATCCTCTCATCACCATTTATAGTGGGCAAAGGCTTTGTTTGCTTCAGCCATCTTGTGGGTATCTATCTTCTTCTTAACAGCAGACCCTGTGTTGTTAGCTGCATCAATCAGTTCATCAGCAAGCTTATGCTGCATATCACCACCTTTTCTCTTCTTGGCAAAACCAATTATCCATCTTATAGCAAGAGATACCCTGCGGTCTGAAGGAACCTCTATAGGTATCTGGTATGTTGAACCACCGACTCTTCTTGATTTTACTTCAAGAGAGGGCCTAACATTTTCTATTGCCTTCTGAAACAGGTTTATGGGTTCTTTTAATTTGGTTTTCTCTTCCATTATATCAATTGCATCATAGAAAACCTTTTCAGCCAGTCTTTTCTTTCCATTTTTCATGATTCCGTTAATGAACCTCTGTATAAGCACAGAGTTGTATTTTAAGTCTGATGAAATTACTCTCTTTTTAAAAAGCTTTTTTCTTGGCATAATTTATTTTAATGTTACTTGGCTCTTTTAGCACCATACTTGGACCTGCTCTTCTTCCTGTCAGCAACCCCGACAGAATCAAGAGACCCACGTACAATGTGATAACGCACACCCGGTAAGTCCTTTACTCTTCCACCCCTTATCAATACTATGGAATGCTCCTGAAGATTGTGACCAATACCCGGAATATAGGATGTAATCTCAAACCCGTTTGTAAGCCTTACTCTTGCAACCTTTCTTAAAGCTGAGTTTGGTTTTTTCGGGGTCGTTGTATAAACCCTGACACACACACCTCTCTTTTGAGGAGAACGGTTTAACGCAGAAGAGGATGACTTCTCCTTGAGTGCCTTGCGTCCATTTCTAACTAATTGATTTATTGTTGGCATAAAAAATTAAACTAACCATTACCTTTCCAAGCATTGAAAAGGTCGGTCTTATTACCAACATGAAGTTTATTTGTCAAGAGGAAAATTTAAAAACCAAAAACTCTTTCTATTCTCTTTCGCTAAGATTGAGTTTCAGATTCTTATATTTTTTAAGTCCTGTTCCTGCAGGTATAAGCCTTCCCATAATTACATTCTCTTTCAGACCCTTCAGGTTATCTATTTTTCCGTTTATACTTGCTTCAGTCAGGATTCTCGTTGTTTCCTGGAATGATGCAGCTGCCATGAAACTTTCTGTTGTCAGAGATGCCTTGGTTATCCCAAGAAGTATTGGTTCCCAGTCAGCAGGCTTCTTTTTGCTCTTTGTCATCTTTGCATTTTCATCTATCACTTCAAACCTGTCAACGGGCTGCCCTATGATAAAGTCTGTATCTCCGGAATCCTTTATCTTCACTTTCTTCAGCATCTGTCTCACGATTATTTCTATGTGTTTATCATTTATGTTGACTCCCTGAAGCTTGTAAACTTCCTGAACTCCAGCGACCATATACTTCTGAAGCTCTTTTGGACCCAGGACTTTCAGGATATCGTGCGGGTTGGGCGAGCCGTCCATCAGAGGTTCACCAGCTTTTACAAATTCATCCTCCTGAACACTTATGTGTTTTCCTTTAGGAATCAGATATTCCTTTGGCTCTCCCTTGTCGGGTGAGATAACAATCTTGCGCATTCCCTTTATGAAACCTTCAAACCTTACTCTTCCGTCAATCTCGCTTATTATAGCCTGATCCTTTGGTTTTCTTGACTCAAGAAGCTCTTCAACCCTTGGAAGACCTACAGTTATATCTTTTGTCTTGGTCGTTTCTCTCGGGATTTTTACTATAACCTCTCCTGCTGAGATTGCATCTCCCTCATTAACTTCAAGACGAGCTCCTGTCGGAAGAATATATCTTGCACAGGTTTTATTGTTGTCATCTTTTATTGAAATTCGCGGCTGTTTCTTTTCCTCCTTATGCTCTACTATAACCTTCTTTGAATGTCCTGTAACTTTATCAACCTCTTCCTGCATTGTTACATTTTCAATGATGTCCCCGAACTTGACCTTCCCTGTTTTCTCGCAGATTATTACTTTGCTGTGAGGATCCCATTCAAACAGGAGTTGCCCTGCCTTTACCTCCTCTTTATCCTTAACCTTCATCTTTGCGCCATATTCAACTTGGTAATTCCTGAAACGTTTTTTCCCCTCCTCAACAATCAGCAAACTCTTTCTGCTGATAACAACAAGTTCTCTGTCTTTGGTCTTCAGGGTCTTTAGATTTTCAAATCTGACCTTTCCAGGGTTTTTTGAATGGCGCATGGAAAGAGTCGCGCCGCCGCTTGCAGTACCACCAATGTGGAATGTTCTCATTGTAAGCTGTGTTCCCGGCTCACCTATTGACTGGGCAGCAATTATCCCAACCGTATCTCCTATCTCTATCATCTTGCCGTTTGCAAGGTTTCTGCCATAGCATTTCACGCATACACCGGTTCTTGATTCACATGTTAAAACTGAGCGGATCTTGACCTTGTCTATTCCCAGATCTTCTATTTTCTCAACTATTTCTTCATCTATCTCATCGTTTGCTTTTACGATCACCTCTTCTGTCACAGGGTCTAGTATGTCATCAAGTGCATTCCTTCCCAAAATTCTTTCACCGAGAGGTTCAATTATCTCTCCTCCCTCCATCAATGCATCCAGCTCAATCCCATCAAGCGTTCCGCAGTCTTCTTTAAAAATAATTAAATCCTGGGCAACATCAACAAGCCTTCTTGTCAGGTAACCTGAGTTTGCTGTTTTAAGTGCTGTATCAGCAAGTCCCTTTCTGGCTCCGTGAGTTGAAATAAAGTATTCAAGCACTGAGAGCCCTTCCTTGAAATTTGACTCAATCGGGGTTTCAATTATCTCTCCTGAAGGCTTTGCCATCAAGCCCCTCATTCCTGCCAGCTGCTGCACCTGCTGGGAAGAACCCCTGGCACCGGAATCAATCATCATATATATTGGGTTGTAGTAACTCCCTTTTGTACACTCCACATTCGTAACTCTCTCATCATCTGTCTTGAGTTCACTTAAGAGCTCTTCTGAAAGTTTCTCTGTAGCATGAGCCCAGGTATCTATTACCTTATTATACCGCTCCCCTGCAGTTATTGCTCCCTCCCTGTGCTGTTTATCGATTTTGATTATATCGTTTCTTGCACCTTCAAGAAGCAATGGTTTTTTCTTTGGAACCTTGAGATCATCTACGCATATTGAAATTCCGGCTTTAGTCGCATATTTGAATCCGAGTTCCTTTAATTTATCAAGAAATTCCACAGTCTTTCTCGGTCCCACAATCCTGTAGCAATAACCCACAATCTCTGAGATGTTCTTTTTCTTCATCTCCTTGTCAACAAGCTCAAACGGTATTTCTTTTGGAACAATATCATATAAAATTGTCCTTCCGGCTGTTGTCTTTACCCTGTGTCCGTTTATCCTCACTTCTATCCTGGAATGAATATCAAGCTCATTCATATCACATGCTATTATTACCTCTGAAACACTTGAAAAACATTTTCCCTCGCCTTTTACCCCAGCTAGAGGTTTTGTCAGGTAATAGAGCCCGAGAACTATATCCTGGCTCGGAACAGCCAGAGGTCTTCCGTCGGCAGGTGAAAGAATATTATTTATTGACATCATCAGCAGTCTTGCCTCAAGCTGGGCCTCGCTTGAAAGAGGCACGTGTACAGCCATCTGGTCACCGTCAAAATCCGCATTAAAAGCTGCGCAAACAAGGGGATGAACCCTTATGGCCTTCCCCTCAATTAGTATAGGGTCAAAAGCCTGTATTCCAAGTCTGTGAAGAGTTGGTGCGCGGTTCAGGAGCACTGGGTGGTCCTTTATGACCTCATCAAGAATATCCCATACCTCTGGTCTGAGTTTATCAACCATTTTTTTCGCGCCCTTGATGGTCGTCACAAACCCTTTTTTCTCAAGTTTGTGATAGATGAAAGGCTTGAAAAGCTCCAGAGCCATCATTTTAGGAATACCGCACTGATTAAGCTTCAGAGTTGGGCCAACAACAATAACTGACCTTCCTGAGTAATCCACCCTTTTACCCAAAAGGTTCTGCCTGAACCTTCCCTGTTTTCCCTTAAGCATATCACTGAGAGATTTCAATGGTCTCTGATTTGCTCCCTTCAAAGCCCTTCCGCGCCTTCCGTTGTCAAACAGTGCATCAACTGATTCCTGAAGCATTCTCTTTTCATTTCTGATAATAACATCAGGAGCTTCAAGCTCTCTCAGTCTTTTTAGCCTGTTATTCCTGTTAATAACCCTTCTGTAGAGGTCATTTAAATCTGATGTGGCAAACCTTCCCCCTTCAAGAGGAACAAGAGGTCTCAGCTCAGGAGGGATAACAGGTATAACACCCAAAATCATCCATTCAGGCTTATTAGCTGAACGCCTGAAAGCCTCAACTATGCGCAATCTCTTTGTTAAATTCTTTTTGCTCTGAACTGATTTTGATTTATTGATTTCCTTGCGAAGCGATTCTGAAAGGCTGTCAAGGTTAAGACTTTTTAGAAGGTACCTCAATGCCTCTGCTCCGATTCCTGCCTGGAATCCCTGTGGCGCTGAGTTGTACTGATTCCTGTATTCATCTGTTGTGAGATTGTGAGCTTTAAGATGCTCTTCAATTTTGTTGGCAGCCCCTTCCCATGCTGCGCCGCATATCTGGCATATCTCCTTGCCATCTTCTATACACCATTTTCCCTCTATGACTTTTGCATACTGGTCTTCTGTTAAAAGGTCGTTGTCCCTGTAAGGGTTATCAACTCCGTTTTTATTTTTTGGTTCTCCTTCTTCAATTACAACAAAGGCTTCAAAATAGAGAACCCTTTCAAGCACCTTTAGTGACATATTAAGCAGAGCACCGACTCTGCTGGGAAGCCCTTTTAAAAACCATACATGCGCAACCGGTGAAGCAAGCTCAATATGGCCCATCCTCTCACGTCTTACCTTTGACTGAATTACCTCAACACCGCATTTCTCGCAAGTTATACCTCTGTGCTTCATTCTCTTGTATTTACCGCAGTTACACTCCCAGTCCTTGATAGGACCAAAAATTTTAGCACAGAACAAACCATCCCTTTCAGGCTTAAATGTGCGGTAGTTTATTGTCTCAGGTTTGGTGACTTCCCCATACGACCACGATCTTATTCTTTCAGGCGAAGCCAGGGATATTTTTATTGCGTTAAATTTTATTGGGTCTTTTGCTTCGTTAAAATGAGAAATAAAATCATCCAAGATTTTTTCTCCTTATAATTTTAAATTTGCAATATTATCATAGGGACTCAAATTTTTGAGCCTCTACAGTCTAATCTCTCTGAACGAGTTCAACATCCAAAGCCAAGCTCTGCAGTTCCTTTAGCAGAACATTAAAGGATTCCGGGAGTCCAGGCTCAGGAGGATTCTCTCCTTTTACAATTGACTCATACATCGCTGTTCTTCCAGAGAGGTCATCAGATTTGACTGTAAGCATTTCCTGAAGGGTATAGGCAGCACCATAAGCCTCAAGTGCCCATACCTCCATTTCTCCAAGTCTCTGCCCTCCAAACTGAGATTTTCCTCCAAGGGGCTGCTGGGTAACAAGCGAATAGGGACCAATTGACCTTGCGTGGAGTTTATCATCAACAAGATGATGAAGTTTGCTTATATAAATATATCCCACTGTTACTTCCTGGTCAAAAGACTCACCTGTCTTGCCATCGAAAAGAACAATCTTCCCTGATTTTGGAAGGTTTGCTTCTTCCAAAAGTTTCTTTATATCATCTATTGATGCCCCGTCAAAAACGGGTGTTGACATGTATATCCCGTTTTTCAGCTCTTTCACCATATCCTTCAAATCTCCGGAACTCAATGAATCTATATGCTTTGATATTTTTGGATTGTTGTAAATATCCTTAATTTTGGCTCTGAGAGACGGATAATCTCTTACAAGGGCTTCTTTGACTCCGAGTGAGTTTGCCTGTGCTATGATATCTTTATTTACAACCTCACCCTTCTTACACAATACCAAGTCTGTTTTCCCTGCCTTGAGGTCTTCATCAAGTTCCCATCCTATGCACTCTTCAATATCTTTTTTAACTGAAGATATGCTTGTCCTGTCAATAAGTTCTTTAACCTTTTTCCCAAGCTCCATTGCTGCCCATCCAAGATGGGTTTCCAGAATCTGCCCGACATTCATTCTTGAAGGAACTCCCAGGGGATTTAGTATCATCTCTATTGGTGTGCCGTCAGGAAGAAAAGGCATATCCTCTTCCGGAACTATCTTTGATACAACACCCTTGTTGCCATGGCGTCCTGCAATCTTGTCTCCGACAGCAAGCTTTCTTTCTGTTGCAACATAAACCTTTACAAGCTTTATAACTCCCGGCGCCAGTTCATCTCCTTTTTGAAGCCTTGCAATTCTCTTACCCCTTATTGTCTCAAGTATGTGAATCTGGTCTTCTGCTTTATCAATAAGATTTTCAATTCTGTCCTGAAGCTCTGAATCCTTTATCTGGATTTTTCCGTATTCTTCAGGAGAAATGGCTTTTAACTTTGCAGCTGTTATCTTTGTGTTTTTAGGAAGAATAGATTTTCCTGTTTCATGGTGATAGTATTTCTCTTTTGTTACTGCATTGAGAAGTATACGGTATATTTTTTTATTTCTTTCCTCCATTATAATTCTTATTTCATCATCAAAATTCTTTTCTGCCTTTCCAATCTCCTCATCCTCAATGGTTTTGCTCCTCTCGTCTTTATCCACACCCTTTCTCGAAAAAACCTTTACATCTATAACAACACCCTCTGCGCCCGGAGGCATTTTAAGGGAGGTATCGCGAACATCTCTTGCCTTTTCCCCGAATATTGCCCTTAAGAGTTTCTCCTCAGGAGAAAGCTGGGACTCACCTTTTGGAGTTATTTTTCCCACCATTATATCTCCTGCCTTTATCTTTGCTCCAATATACACTATGCCGCTTTCATCCAGATTCTTTAAAGCCCCTTCTCCAATATTTGGTATATCTCTCGTAATCTCTTCCGGACCGAATTTTGTATCTCTTGCCTCCACATCATACCTTTCAATATGGAGTGATGTATAACTGTCATTCTTAACCAGTTTCTCGCTTACTACTATTGAATCCTCAAAGTTATAACCTTCCCATGGCATAAATGCCACAAGCACATTGCGGCCGAGGGCTAAATCGCCCTTATCAGTAGAGGGACCATCTGCAATGACCTGCCCCTTCACTATATTCTCACCCTTTTTTACAAGCGGCCTCTGGTTTATGCAGGTATTCTGGTTTGAACGCTGAAACTTTTTAAGGGTGTAAATATCTACATTTGTGCTTTCGCCAGCACCATCATCATTCTCTCCCCCAGCCATTATAACAATTCTTGCGGCGCTAACATTTTCTACTATTCCGCTTCTTCTTGCCACAACAACACATCCGCACTCTCGCGCCACAATTGATTCCATTCCTGTTCCTACAAGCGGAGCCTGCGGGCAGAGAAGCGGAACACTCTGGCGCTGCATGTTGGAACCCATCAGGGCGCGGTTTGCATCATCATGCTCCAAGAACGGAATAAGCGCAGTAGCAACGCTGACAAGCTGTTTTGGGGAAACGTCTATATAGTCAACTCTCTCAGGAGGAAGTATTACAAAATCGCCCCCTCTTCTTGCAGAAATTCTGTCAGACATAAGTTTCCCGCTTTTATCAACAGGTGCATTTGCCTGTGCAATATTAAACTTATCCTCCTTGTTTGCGGAAAGGAATTCAACCGCGCTGCTGACACGCCCGTTTACAACCCTGCGATAAGGGGTCTCAATAAAACCAAACTCGTTTACTCTCGCATAAGTACTGAGAGAAGCTATCAATCCGATGTTTGGTCCTTCTGGAGTTTCTATTGGACAGATTCTCCCGTAATGGCTTGGCTGCACATCCCTGACTTCAAACCCAGCCCTTTCACGCGTAAGGCCTCCGGGTCCAAGCGCCGACAACCTTCTTTTGTGCGTGAGTTCAGAGAGAGGATTTGTCTGATCCATAAACTGGGATAGCTGGCTTGACCCGAAAAATTCTTTTATTACTGCAGTAACAGGCTTTGAATTTATCAAATCAGTTGGCATTAAGGTTTCTGAATCCTGGATGTTCATTCTCATTCTTTCCTTAATTGCCCTCTCCAGCCTGACAAGCCCTATTCTGAACTGATTTTCCAGAAGCTCACCCACTGTTCTAACCCGCCTGTTTCCAAGATGGTCAATGTCATCAATCTCTCCAATTCCGTTTTTCAGCTTAATCAGACATCCTATGGTCTGGATTATATCCTCCTTGGTAAGAACTTTTAAATCCAGAGAATGTTCGAGAGCTAATTTTTCATTTAATTTTAATCTTCCAACCCTCGAAAGATCATATCGTTTTGGATCAAAAAGCAGGGCATTGAACAGGCT
Proteins encoded:
- a CDS encoding 30S ribosomal protein S12, with the protein product MPTINQLVRNGRKALKEKSSSSALNRSPQKRGVCVRVYTTTPKKPNSALRKVARVRLTNGFEITSYIPGIGHNLQEHSIVLIRGGRVKDLPGVRYHIVRGSLDSVGVADRKKSRSKYGAKRAK
- a CDS encoding 30S ribosomal protein S7 — encoded protein: MPRKKLFKKRVISSDLKYNSVLIQRFINGIMKNGKKRLAEKVFYDAIDIMEEKTKLKEPINLFQKAIENVRPSLEVKSRRVGGSTYQIPIEVPSDRRVSLAIRWIIGFAKKRKGGDMQHKLADELIDAANNTGSAVKKKIDTHKMAEANKAFAHYKW
- a CDS encoding DNA-directed RNA polymerase subunit beta, which translates into the protein MEELEFNDRILRKDFGKIPIVMGIPSLIEVQQRSFEDFLQMDMLPENREEVGLQAVFREIFPIKDYTEKISLEFISYELGQWECKCGKLKGMQERYTIVCSKCSHSKISELSGTKCPECSGRVFYKRCQECNSRVSLKLKYSVSECLERGKTFAVPLKVKVQLIMWEDTEEGEKNIREIKEQEVYLGEFPLMTEVIDDENEKISVGCNGTFIINGTERVIVSQMHRSPGVFFTHDRGKGHSSGKLLYSCRVIPYRGSWLDFEFDYKDILYVKIDKRRKIPITVFLKALGFSTEDILRQFYKTDKIKLNHKEKTLSKILQKTVIGQKAPVDLKDPKTGELILKENRKITLKAFQSLKASGVENIPVNMDELSEMILASDVVDSKTGEVLGECGERLTDEFIDKILQTNITKVDILAGDEEYFDLCISKTLEIDKCNSQQNALEEIYRRIRPGDPPTKETASSLFNALLFDPKRYDLSRVGRLKLNEKLALEHSLDLKVLTKEDIIQTIGCLIKLKNGIGEIDDIDHLGNRRVRTVGELLENQFRIGLVRLERAIKERMRMNIQDSETLMPTDLINSKPVTAVIKEFFGSSQLSQFMDQTNPLSELTHKRRLSALGPGGLTRERAGFEVRDVQPSHYGRICPIETPEGPNIGLIASLSTYARVNEFGFIETPYRRVVNGRVSSAVEFLSANKEDKFNIAQANAPVDKSGKLMSDRISARRGGDFVILPPERVDYIDVSPKQLVSVATALIPFLEHDDANRALMGSNMQRQSVPLLCPQAPLVGTGMESIVARECGCVVVARRSGIVENVSAARIVIMAGGENDDGAGESTNVDIYTLKKFQRSNQNTCINQRPLVKKGENIVKGQVIADGPSTDKGDLALGRNVLVAFMPWEGYNFEDSIVVSEKLVKNDSYTSLHIERYDVEARDTKFGPEEITRDIPNIGEGALKNLDESGIVYIGAKIKAGDIMVGKITPKGESQLSPEEKLLRAIFGEKARDVRDTSLKMPPGAEGVVIDVKVFSRKGVDKDERSKTIEDEEIGKAEKNFDDEIRIIMEERNKKIYRILLNAVTKEKYYHHETGKSILPKNTKITAAKLKAISPEEYGKIQIKDSELQDRIENLIDKAEDQIHILETIRGKRIARLQKGDELAPGVIKLVKVYVATERKLAVGDKIAGRHGNKGVVSKIVPEEDMPFLPDGTPIEMILNPLGVPSRMNVGQILETHLGWAAMELGKKVKELIDRTSISSVKKDIEECIGWELDEDLKAGKTDLVLCKKGEVVNKDIIAQANSLGVKEALVRDYPSLRAKIKDIYNNPKISKHIDSLSSGDLKDMVKELKNGIYMSTPVFDGASIDDIKKLLEEANLPKSGKIVLFDGKTGESFDQEVTVGYIYISKLHHLVDDKLHARSIGPYSLVTQQPLGGKSQFGGQRLGEMEVWALEAYGAAYTLQEMLTVKSDDLSGRTAMYESIVKGENPPEPGLPESFNVLLKELQSLALDVELVQRD
- a CDS encoding DNA-directed RNA polymerase subunit beta', with product MDDFISHFNEAKDPIKFNAIKISLASPERIRSWSYGEVTKPETINYRTFKPERDGLFCAKIFGPIKDWECNCGKYKRMKHRGITCEKCGVEVIQSKVRRERMGHIELASPVAHVWFLKGLPSRVGALLNMSLKVLERVLYFEAFVVIEEGEPKNKNGVDNPYRDNDLLTEDQYAKVIEGKWCIEDGKEICQICGAAWEGAANKIEEHLKAHNLTTDEYRNQYNSAPQGFQAGIGAEALRYLLKSLNLDSLSESLRKEINKSKSVQSKKNLTKRLRIVEAFRRSANKPEWMILGVIPVIPPELRPLVPLEGGRFATSDLNDLYRRVINRNNRLKRLRELEAPDVIIRNEKRMLQESVDALFDNGRRGRALKGANQRPLKSLSDMLKGKQGRFRQNLLGKRVDYSGRSVIVVGPTLKLNQCGIPKMMALELFKPFIYHKLEKKGFVTTIKGAKKMVDKLRPEVWDILDEVIKDHPVLLNRAPTLHRLGIQAFDPILIEGKAIRVHPLVCAAFNADFDGDQMAVHVPLSSEAQLEARLLMMSINNILSPADGRPLAVPSQDIVLGLYYLTKPLAGVKGEGKCFSSVSEVIIACDMNELDIHSRIEVRINGHRVKTTAGRTILYDIVPKEIPFELVDKEMKKKNISEIVGYCYRIVGPRKTVEFLDKLKELGFKYATKAGISICVDDLKVPKKKPLLLEGARNDIIKIDKQHREGAITAGERYNKVIDTWAHATEKLSEELLSELKTDDERVTNVECTKGSYYNPIYMMIDSGARGSSQQVQQLAGMRGLMAKPSGEIIETPIESNFKEGLSVLEYFISTHGARKGLADTALKTANSGYLTRRLVDVAQDLIIFKEDCGTLDGIELDALMEGGEIIEPLGERILGRNALDDILDPVTEEVIVKANDEIDEEIVEKIEDLGIDKVKIRSVLTCESRTGVCVKCYGRNLANGKMIEIGDTVGIIAAQSIGEPGTQLTMRTFHIGGTASGGATLSMRHSKNPGKVRFENLKTLKTKDRELVVISRKSLLIVEEGKKRFRNYQVEYGAKMKVKDKEEVKAGQLLFEWDPHSKVIICEKTGKVKFGDIIENVTMQEEVDKVTGHSKKVIVEHKEEKKQPRISIKDDNNKTCARYILPTGARLEVNEGDAISAGEVIVKIPRETTKTKDITVGLPRVEELLESRKPKDQAIISEIDGRVRFEGFIKGMRKIVISPDKGEPKEYLIPKGKHISVQEDEFVKAGEPLMDGSPNPHDILKVLGPKELQKYMVAGVQEVYKLQGVNINDKHIEIIVRQMLKKVKIKDSGDTDFIIGQPVDRFEVIDENAKMTKSKKKPADWEPILLGITKASLTTESFMAAASFQETTRILTEASINGKIDNLKGLKENVIMGRLIPAGTGLKKYKNLKLNLSERE
- a CDS encoding translation elongation factor G, which produces MPRIIPLNMTRNIGIMAHIDAGKTTTTERILYYTGISHKMGEVHDGTATMDWMEQEQERGITITSAATTCFWRDLRVNIIDTPGHVDFTIEVERSLRVLDGAVAVFCAVGGVEPQSETVWRQADKYKVPRIAFVNKMDRVGADLFRCINMMKTRLGANPVLIQLPLGKEGDFYGVIDLIKMKAICYDEDTLGSKYTIREIPEQELNSAKEYREKMIESLCDVNEEIMHSFLSGENVKEEVLLKTIREGTVKNKITPVICGTAFKNKGVQLLLDAVVDFLPSPIDIPPTEGIDSNKKEKVLILADDNKPFTALAFKIMADPFVGQLTFFRVYSGVLNSGSYIYNSTKGVKERIGRLLKMHANKREEIKEVNAGDIAAAVGLKSTFTGDTLCTNEYPIILEAMTFPEPVISVAIEPKTKADEEKLGTALSKLAQEDPSFKVSFDTETSQTIISGMGELHLEILVDRMLREFKVAANVGKPQVAYKETIKNSFEAEGKFIRQSGGRGQYGHVWLKVEPSEHGKGFQFVNDIVGGAIPREYISAVEKGVKEATENGVLAGYPIVDITVTVFDGSFHEVDSSEMAFKIAASMAFKSAVKNSQPRLIEPIMSVEVVVPEEYVGDIIGDINSRRGHIKGMEVRPGTQIIKATVPLAEMFGYATVIRSMTQGRATYTMQFYYYDEVPKGIAEEIITKVQGVEKVA